From a single Brassica napus cultivar Da-Ae chromosome C9, Da-Ae, whole genome shotgun sequence genomic region:
- the LOC106397007 gene encoding proteasome subunit beta type-4, translating to MTFTIPIDNGDALKNAETDSQRTLYPYVTGTSIVAIKYKDGVLMASDMGGSYGSTLRYKNIERVKAIGKHSLLGASGEISDFQEILRYLDELVLNDNMWDDGNSLGPKEVHNYLTRVMYNRRNKFNPLWNTLVLGGVKNGQSYLGMVSMIGVSFEDNHVATGFGNHLARPILRDEWHADLSFEDGVKLLEKCMRVLLYRDRSAINKLQIAKITEEGVTVSQPYSLKTFWEFQAFHNPTAGAQGSW from the exons ATGACT TTTACTATTCCGATTGATAACGGAGATGCCTTGAAGAACGCAGAAACTGATTCACAAAGAACACT GTACCCGTATGTGACTGGGACATCGATTGTCGCAATCAAGTACAAAGATGGGGTTCTAATGGCTTCCGACATGGGAG GTTCATATGGATCAACATTAAGATACAAGAACATTGAGAGAGTGAAGGCTATTGGTAAGCATTCTCTTCTCGGTGCCAGCGGAGAAATCAGCGACTTTCAGGAGATTCTTCGTTATCTTGATGAGCTCGT GTTGAATGATAACATGTGGGATGATGGTAACTCCTTGGGACCAAAAGAGGTTCACAACTATCTGACTCGTGTCATGTACAACCGTCGCAACAAGTTTAACCCTCTCTGGAACACTCTCGTCCTTGGTGGCGTCAAAAATGGCCAAAGTTACCTTGGCATG GTGTCAATGATTGGTGTAAGTTTCGAGGACAATCATGTTGCCACCGGATTTGGGAACCACCTAGCTAGGCCAATTCTTCGTGATGAGTGGCATGCGGACCTGAGCTTCGAAGATGGTGTCAAGCTCCTTGAGAAATGTATGCGTGTGCTTCTTTACCGTGACAGATCTGCTATTAACAAGCTTCAG ATAGCGAAGATCACAGAAGAAGGGGTGACTGTCTCTCAGCCCTACTCATTGAAGACTTTTTGGGAGTTCCAGGCTTTCCACAACCCAACTGCTGGTGCTCAAGGCTCTTGGTAA